A section of the Falco peregrinus isolate bFalPer1 chromosome 3, bFalPer1.pri, whole genome shotgun sequence genome encodes:
- the LOC101919004 gene encoding mannan-binding lectin serine protease 2 isoform X1, producing the protein MRLFVLLSVLYSGVSSSIVLQKMYGRITSPNFPNVYPNHKERIWNITVPKGYSVRIYFTHFNLELSYLCEYDYVKLSSGGRTLATLCGKDSTDTEEAPGNKTYVSVDNNLMVVFRSDYSNEKLFTGFEAFYAAEDIDECKQLFDGEPLCNHHCHNYVGGYYCSCRTDYTLHENKRTCTGEFLLDQEILPYLQHLLKSSLDTSIEVKAVGFPSLFSVFPTCLVQLEEGTGG; encoded by the exons ATGAG GCTGTTTGTCTTGCTATCTGTGCTTTACAGTGGAGTAAGCAGTAGCATTGTGCTGCAGAAAATGTATGGGAGGATCACATCCCCCAACTTCCCAAATGTCTACCCAAATCACAAGGAGAGGATCTGGAATATTACTGTCCCCAAGGGATATTCTGTCCGTATCTACTTCACCCATTTCAATCTGGAGCTGTCCTACCTGTGTGAATACGATTATGTGAAG CTGAGCTCTGGTGGGAGGACCTTGGCTACGCTGTGTGGAAAGGATAGTACGGACACGGAGGAGGCTCCGGGCAACAAGACATACGTCTCCGTTGACAACAACCTCATGGTAGTGTTTCGGTCTGATTACTCCAATGAGAAACTATTCACAGGCTTTGAGGCCTTTTATGCTGCTGAAG ATATTGATGAGTGCAAACAGCTGTTTGACGGTGAACCCCTCTGCAATCATCACTGTCACAACTATGTGGGGGGCTACTATTGCAGCTGTCGGACTGACTACACACTGCATGAAAACAAGAGGACATGCACAGGTGAGTTCTTGCTAGACCAGGAGATACTTCCCTACCTACAACATCTGCTTAAATCCAGTCTTGATACTAGCATTGAGGTGAAAGCTGTGGGTTTTCCATCGTTGTTTTCAGTATTCCCTACGTGCCTGGTACAGCTGGAAGAAGGTACCGGGGGTTAG
- the LOC101919004 gene encoding mannan-binding lectin serine protease 2 isoform X3, protein MRLFVLLSVLYSGVSSSIVLQKMYGRITSPNFPNVYPNHKERIWNITVPKGYSVRIYFTHFNLELSYLCEYDYVKLSSGGRTLATLCGKDSTDTEEAPGNKTYVSVDNNLMVVFRSDYSNEKLFTGFEAFYAAEDIDECKQLFDGEPLCNHHCHNYVGGYYCSCRTDYTLHENKRTCTGHCICRLLCYLGQVTSYQL, encoded by the exons ATGAG GCTGTTTGTCTTGCTATCTGTGCTTTACAGTGGAGTAAGCAGTAGCATTGTGCTGCAGAAAATGTATGGGAGGATCACATCCCCCAACTTCCCAAATGTCTACCCAAATCACAAGGAGAGGATCTGGAATATTACTGTCCCCAAGGGATATTCTGTCCGTATCTACTTCACCCATTTCAATCTGGAGCTGTCCTACCTGTGTGAATACGATTATGTGAAG CTGAGCTCTGGTGGGAGGACCTTGGCTACGCTGTGTGGAAAGGATAGTACGGACACGGAGGAGGCTCCGGGCAACAAGACATACGTCTCCGTTGACAACAACCTCATGGTAGTGTTTCGGTCTGATTACTCCAATGAGAAACTATTCACAGGCTTTGAGGCCTTTTATGCTGCTGAAG ATATTGATGAGTGCAAACAGCTGTTTGACGGTGAACCCCTCTGCAATCATCACTGTCACAACTATGTGGGGGGCTACTATTGCAGCTGTCGGACTGACTACACACTGCATGAAAACAAGAGGACATGCACAG GTCACTGCATTTGCAGACTTCTGTGTTACCTTGGGCAAGTCACTTCATACCAGCTTTGA
- the LOC101919004 gene encoding mannan-binding lectin serine protease 2 isoform X2: MSGVSSSIVLQKMYGRITSPNFPNVYPNHKERIWNITVPKGYSVRIYFTHFNLELSYLCEYDYVKLSSGGRTLATLCGKDSTDTEEAPGNKTYVSVDNNLMVVFRSDYSNEKLFTGFEAFYAAEDIDECKQLFDGEPLCNHHCHNYVGGYYCSCRTDYTLHENKRTCTGEFLLDQEILPYLQHLLKSSLDTSIEVKAVGFPSLFSVFPTCLVQLEEGTGG, translated from the exons ATGAG TGGAGTAAGCAGTAGCATTGTGCTGCAGAAAATGTATGGGAGGATCACATCCCCCAACTTCCCAAATGTCTACCCAAATCACAAGGAGAGGATCTGGAATATTACTGTCCCCAAGGGATATTCTGTCCGTATCTACTTCACCCATTTCAATCTGGAGCTGTCCTACCTGTGTGAATACGATTATGTGAAG CTGAGCTCTGGTGGGAGGACCTTGGCTACGCTGTGTGGAAAGGATAGTACGGACACGGAGGAGGCTCCGGGCAACAAGACATACGTCTCCGTTGACAACAACCTCATGGTAGTGTTTCGGTCTGATTACTCCAATGAGAAACTATTCACAGGCTTTGAGGCCTTTTATGCTGCTGAAG ATATTGATGAGTGCAAACAGCTGTTTGACGGTGAACCCCTCTGCAATCATCACTGTCACAACTATGTGGGGGGCTACTATTGCAGCTGTCGGACTGACTACACACTGCATGAAAACAAGAGGACATGCACAGGTGAGTTCTTGCTAGACCAGGAGATACTTCCCTACCTACAACATCTGCTTAAATCCAGTCTTGATACTAGCATTGAGGTGAAAGCTGTGGGTTTTCCATCGTTGTTTTCAGTATTCCCTACGTGCCTGGTACAGCTGGAAGAAGGTACCGGGGGTTAG
- the LOC101919004 gene encoding mannan-binding lectin serine protease 2 isoform X4, with product MRLFVLLSVLYSGVSSSIVLQKMYGRITSPNFPNVYPNHKERIWNITVPKGYSVRIYFTHFNLELSYLCEYDYVKLSSGGRTLATLCGKDSTDTEEAPGNKTYVSVDNNLMVVFRSDYSNEKLFTGFEAFYAAEDIDECKQLFDGEPLCNHHCHNYVGGYYCSCRTDYTLHENKRTCTA from the exons ATGAG GCTGTTTGTCTTGCTATCTGTGCTTTACAGTGGAGTAAGCAGTAGCATTGTGCTGCAGAAAATGTATGGGAGGATCACATCCCCCAACTTCCCAAATGTCTACCCAAATCACAAGGAGAGGATCTGGAATATTACTGTCCCCAAGGGATATTCTGTCCGTATCTACTTCACCCATTTCAATCTGGAGCTGTCCTACCTGTGTGAATACGATTATGTGAAG CTGAGCTCTGGTGGGAGGACCTTGGCTACGCTGTGTGGAAAGGATAGTACGGACACGGAGGAGGCTCCGGGCAACAAGACATACGTCTCCGTTGACAACAACCTCATGGTAGTGTTTCGGTCTGATTACTCCAATGAGAAACTATTCACAGGCTTTGAGGCCTTTTATGCTGCTGAAG ATATTGATGAGTGCAAACAGCTGTTTGACGGTGAACCCCTCTGCAATCATCACTGTCACAACTATGTGGGGGGCTACTATTGCAGCTGTCGGACTGACTACACACTGCATGAAAACAAGAGGACATGCACAG CGTGA